The following is a genomic window from Selenomonadales bacterium.
TTCCATTCTTTTTAAGTTCACGATACAACGCAATCGCACTTTTCATCATATCTTGATTGATGCTCCGTTTAACACGAACATCAGACATGATACTGCTCACACGTTGTCGATAATGATACAGCACATCTTCAATATAGACCATGCGTTTACTGTGAAGCGCATAGAGCCGCCACCAATATTCGTCTTCGTGTTTAAGTCCTGCGGGAAAGCGCATTTGATTGGCTTCAATAATGCTTTTCCGATATATCTTGTTCCATAAACAACAATTCGTTTTTTCGATTACAGATTCTGTCAGCTCAGTTTCTGCAGAGAATTTATGTCGGAGGTACTTTTTCAAGCTCTTCATTTTTTTATGTCGGTCTCCGAATAAACGTGTCGCACACATTGCTATGTCCGCCTGCGATGATACGATGGCTTGATGCAGTTTTTCACAATAATCTGCTTCTACATAATCGTCACTGTCGACAAACATAATATACGGTGCTGTGCAATGATCGACACCGCTGTTTCGAGCCACCGCTATGCCTTGATTCGTTTCGTGTCGAACAAGCTTGATACGCATATCTCTTTGTGCATATTGTTCGGCAATGATCGTCGACTTGTCGGTTCCACAATCATCTACAAGAATGATCTCTATATTACTCATCGTTTGATTCAACACAGAATCCAGACATTGCGGCAAATATTCTTCTACGTTATAGAATGGGATGATAATTGATATTTCCGGCCTATTCATAGTGATTCCTCTTGACATTTTATTGGTATTTTCATTTTATATCTATTAAACGTTTTTTTCAATACTTTCATTTTTTATTTTCTCTTTTTTCATGCAAAAACGGCACGCTTTTGACAGCGTACCGTTCGTCTTTATTCTACTGTTACACTTTTTGCGAGGTTTCTCGGTTTGTCAACATCACAGCCGCGTGTAATTGCCGCATAGTAAGCAAGGAGCTGGAGCGGAATGACAGCAAGGAGCGGAGCAAGGAGCGAGTTGGTACGCGGTACGAAGATGGTGTGATCGACGTATTTCGCGATATTTTTGTCGCCTTCGAGCGCGATACCGATGACGACGGCATCACGTGCTTTGATCTCTTTGATGTTATTGACGGTTTTGTCATAGATGTCTTCCTGCGTTGCAAGTGCGATGACAGGGATACCTTCTACGATCAGCGCGAGCGTACCGTGTTTGAGTTCGCCTGCCGCATATGCTTCGGCATGGATGTAGGAGATCTCTTTGAGTTTGAGCGAGCCTTCGAGTGCTACGGCATAGTCGAGCGAACGACCGACAAAGAATACATCTTCGTTGAAGCCGTATTTCGTTGCGAATGTTTTGATCGGTTCTACGTCTTCAAGCATCTCGTGGATCTGCGTCGGTACTTGTTTCAAGGCTGCTACAAGTTCTGCCGCACGTTCGGGAGCGACTTTACCATTGAGCTGACCCATGTAGACAGCAAGCATGAACATCATGATAAGCTGTGTCGTGTATGCTTTCGTCGATGCAACGGCGATCTCGGGACCTGCCCACGTGTAGAGTACATTGTCTGCCTCACGTGCGATAGAAGAGCCGACGACGTTCGTCACAGCAAGCGTGCGTGCGCCCATTGCTTTGACTTCTTTGAGTGCCGCAAGTGTGTCGCTCGTTTCGCCCGACTGGCTGATAACGATCGCAAGCGTATCTTTATCTACGAGCGGACTGCGATAACGGAATTCCGATGCGATATCGACTTCG
Proteins encoded in this region:
- a CDS encoding glycosyltransferase family 2 protein, which codes for MNRPEISIIIPFYNVEEYLPQCLDSVLNQTMSNIEIILVDDCGTDKSTIIAEQYAQRDMRIKLVRHETNQGIAVARNSGVDHCTAPYIMFVDSDDYVEADYCEKLHQAIVSSQADIAMCATRLFGDRHKKMKSLKKYLRHKFSAETELTESVIEKTNCCLWNKIYRKSIIEANQMRFPAGLKHEDEYWWRLYALHSKRMVYIEDVLYHYRQRVSSIMSDVRVKRSINQDMMKSAIALYRELKKNGIDEHRRFAIEFFLRAVVTAIVRNRSKESRECILDTATAFIQDEHITEFDCSLSGQRLLKLIMARTVATNRKYLGGLIIVKEKKLDRDIKFLGITVWRDRYDKTCVVGNLFGMIPVKIRKQEKREP